A window of the candidate division Zixibacteria bacterium HGW-Zixibacteria-1 genome harbors these coding sequences:
- a CDS encoding ribose-phosphate pyrophosphokinase: MNPDEMAVFAGTGSKKLTARICDYLGIEPGKNEAFHFSEGNTFVRILENVRGRRVYIIQSTVFPANGNFMELLFWIDAFKRASADSVTAVIPYFSYAKGDKKDEPRVSIRARVCADTIEAAGADRVVTMDLHAPQIQGFFRVPVDNLYALPALCDRLKEENLKNAIIVSPDTGYAHMARKYASCLGVSVAIADKERVAHNEKASVLEIIGDVKGKTAVLVDDFTISGGTLVDAARLLIKKGAIAVYAAVVHGVLAEGASKRIDDSPIKKLFITDTIENQPEKFSDKIEVVSVAHLFGESIKRIHNRESISAMFPQ; the protein is encoded by the coding sequence ATGAATCCTGATGAAATGGCGGTCTTTGCAGGAACCGGCAGCAAAAAATTAACTGCCCGGATTTGCGATTATCTTGGCATCGAACCGGGTAAAAATGAGGCCTTTCATTTCTCGGAAGGCAACACCTTTGTCAGAATTCTTGAAAATGTTCGCGGCCGCAGGGTTTATATTATCCAGTCCACCGTCTTTCCGGCCAACGGCAATTTCATGGAGCTTCTTTTCTGGATTGATGCCTTCAAGCGGGCCAGCGCCGACAGTGTCACGGCCGTTATTCCATATTTCAGCTATGCCAAGGGCGACAAAAAAGATGAGCCACGGGTGTCGATTCGAGCGCGGGTCTGCGCCGATACCATCGAGGCGGCCGGCGCCGACCGTGTCGTGACCATGGATCTCCATGCGCCGCAGATTCAGGGCTTCTTCCGTGTGCCGGTGGACAACCTGTACGCATTGCCCGCCCTGTGCGACCGGTTAAAAGAAGAAAATCTCAAGAATGCCATCATCGTCTCGCCCGATACCGGCTATGCCCACATGGCCCGGAAATATGCCTCATGTCTCGGCGTGTCGGTGGCCATCGCCGACAAGGAACGAGTCGCGCATAATGAAAAAGCCTCGGTGCTGGAAATTATCGGCGATGTGAAAGGGAAGACGGCGGTACTGGTTGATGATTTCACTATTTCCGGCGGAACCCTGGTCGATGCCGCCCGGCTGTTGATAAAAAAAGGCGCCATTGCTGTCTATGCCGCGGTCGTTCATGGCGTTCTGGCCGAAGGTGCCTCGAAACGAATTGATGATTCTCCGATAAAAAAACTTTTCATTACCGACACTATCGAAAATCAGCCGGAGAAGTTTTCTGACAAAATCGAAGTGGTCTCGGTGGCGCATCTTTTTGGTGAGTCCATCAAGCGGATTCATAATCGCGAGAGCATCAGC